aggtataacacttgacctccaaggtggtgccagtgagagatttcttctgtgcgttgtttaacaataaaaaatagtgctcaatgtacatgccaatggctgctaatggggaatgagagacatgagcattcggcttttagtcaacgcgcacgctgcgatccccattagcagctattggcatgtacattgagcactatcggacaagaaagggatgctacattatactcgctgggtgtaacctccttagctttagaaaggtttagccagcgttgagctgcagtgccatgaatacactgaacttgtatataccatgaatgaactcaaggtggttaaaaatgagaagtagatacgaagcgcaagccgtaagaaagtaaaagccgaattctcctgtctctcatttctcattagcagccattggcatgtaaattgagccctatctgacagggaaaggttgctacgttatacttgctgggcgtaacctccttggttttcgaaaggtttagcgagcgtttggtcgcagtgccatgaatacagtgaactagaatataccatgaactcgaggtggttaaaggtgggaagtggacgcaaagcgcaggccgtaagaaagtatgcgtgtgccacctctcgtttagtccttggaatgtccgctggatggcggtgcttctatatggggaatatatgataaaaagatgcgagatggtgggacttggagtgttgaatagatgaacgaacgacggacacacaaacagatgcatggatggacgcatgaacggacgcatgaacggacgcaggggcggatgcatgaaagaatgcagggacgggcgcacaaacagacgcatggacggtcacacagacggacgcatggacggacgaatgcttcgccccactctccatcattcactccgtggatatgctgccattttttactgttcctgggtcatttatctacaaaatgtatattctgcattttctttgttttgaatattttagcattatagtgttttttattgcactATTTACCAACTGGTGATGAAAAATTTCACACTTCCCACATTTTTACTCATTATAaagtatttttgttgctctacaacatcTATTTTTCgaaagagcatttcattctgCAAAGTTCGGTATGCTACAATGCaagctggagtacttttcaaactggcaaattTGATCTTCCTGAGACACATGAAAAACAACCATTCTCGCGCAGTACCGAAAGAGTTAAGATATAACTGGCAAGTATTGTATTGGATGAATTTTTGCAGCAGTATCTTGTATCTGTACCTCTTGTATCTCTAATACTCTTTGCTTGAGTATCTCGTATCGTTTCACAATACAATTCTGATGTTTGCCCAGCCCTCGTTGAAAGAATGCGTAgctgggtgagttggtgcattctctaaaaataaaaaaagtgcaaaaaaaaaaaaaagacgggacaGAGGGGACAAGTAGACAGGAATGGGTGCTCACTACCAACTACTCACTACCCCAGTTATTTCGTAATTAAATCAGTTGGTAGTGAGCGTTGGTTGAAAGACATAGGAGATTGATGGCACTGCTGGCGCGCCTATTTCTAGAGATGTTCAATGTCACCTCTATTACATGGCGCGGCTGCTAAACACGACAGTTTGTGAAAAATACATTAAATCTTGGGCGGCAAATCTTAATGGGGGAAATTTCGTACAGTATCTCATTAAAAATTGCCACTGTTTTTGTTGTGCGGGATGTCGTTGCTATAAGCAAAAGTAAGAGCTACTAAAAGCAAACACCAGGCTTGCGCAGAAAACGCCGCACATTCACAGCAGAATGTGGAAGAGAAACATTTGTAGAAGCCATTGTAAGCTCCCTTGGGGGGCTACTAATAAAAGTATGCTCACAAGATACCCGCTACATTATAAATCATAACTTTTTCGAAGTCGCGAAGCACCCACTACACCAATATTTGGCATTCTGCAAAAAAGCGGGGCACCCGCTACACATCAGCAAAGCAttatgtgcactttgttgatgcggTGGCTAATAACAATGAAGAATATTGGCTGAGCCCCTTGTAATTGATTGGAAACATTCAACTACCCGTTTGTTCTGCAATTTGTATTGCCTGGTGCCTGGTTACACAATTCTCACCTAGCACACTATATACTACATACAGTATAGTGGTTCCTATCCGACATGCCTCAACAAGGATATTTTGTGAAGGGGTTtcaagcactggcatggctcagtgTTTGAATACTGGGCTGCTACAGAGAGGGCAGAGGGTCAAACTCTGTTTCTTCCATTCAGGATATCGTttcttattcctttttttttttaattcgcacaACAGCAGTTAAGGACACTGGCATCGACAGAAAACTATGGCACGAGAAACGGCCCTTGTTGTGatcccttgttgtgatctcatcaGCTTTAcagtaaaaacagaaaaaatcaCAGGTGCTGCAAATGGTTAATACAGACTGTTGTACGCATTGGTTCACAGAACATAGGTTTTTGAACTCATCCTTGCAACCTGCATAAAGAAGTACAACTCAAATATACAGTGACTGCAATTGGGCCAACTGGTACATACAGTACAAGTGTGAAAACAACTTGCAAAGACAGGTGCTTCATTTTGTTGTCCTGTCATTGCATGCTGTTTTCAGGCTTAAACATATGTTTACATCGAGACAAACTAATCCACCAAGCGAAGTGAAAAAGGCAGCTCTGTCAAGCCCTCGGTGTAATGTCAGGGAATCAAACGACAGAGTCATCTCAGGACTCGTAATGCAGTCagacccctttataagagacactgatgttgGAGAcaaatggttatgagagacaccactATGCCTATAGTAAAAGAGGGGTTGTTATGAAAATACGTACATGGTACCCTGCTTAAAAAAGACggctcatataaaagacaagaattgcacTCCAGTACATGTCTCTTGCAAAGGGGTTTAACTGAACCAGTCTCACACGGCGTTGGGAGGTTTAGAAGGACAAGTCTAAACTCCACTGAAACTTCAATGGCCATTAGACAGAGGCAACGAAGGCAGTAACAGCACAAACGTGACCTTTCGTCTGCATTGTGCTCGTTTATATTAgtagaaaagaaaaataatgaaacCGGTATGCTTTAAAAGCAGTATATGTGAAGGTTGTGAGTTTTTTAATAGGGTATTTGTGTCACTTGAAATGGACAAACTGCTCATAATCTCAACAAACCATGTACGTTTCTTCAGTGTGCTGTCTTGCTATGTATTGTTTGCCACAGCTTTGCTGTCCAACAACTTAAAAGTAAATAAGCATTCATAACTATTAATAAACTATTTATTGAAATATTTAAGCAACATCAACACACATATCCGAGTAAACTTACATGATTCCGTTTACTTAGCTGACACGATTACGAAAATGAATATCCACAGCCCCACACGATTTTTGCCATAAACGCCTGAACCACTTCATGGCTGTTCAAAACTGCCTTGTAGCAGAGCCACAACTCCATTGAGTTGATAGAGTTGTGGCATTTCGATGGCCTTTCAAGAAGGTCAATGTGACACAGGTATAAATTATTAAGACAATCTAAAAAAGTTTGCAGCGTGCAATGCCAAGAGGTTTATGGACGTTTCAATCAAAATGTCACACGCATAGATTGCGATGTCAGACCAAGCACAACATGTATTTCATACTTACGCTTTTTCCGAGCAGATCACCAGCCGAAATGCTATGACTAAGGCTTTGACTTGATGGAGATGTCGGCTGAGAGGCCCTTTCAGGTGACTGCAGAGAGCGAGCACAGCATTGAAATTGTGTGCTAGGGCAATGTTACAGTCAAAACTACATGATCACAGTTTATGCATGTACTCACGTTTTTTGATTGAACTTCTGTTCCATGGCCATGCAGATTGTCAATACTGTGCCGGTGCAGATCACTTTGAGCAGCAGATTTCTGGAAGCCATTTGACCAGCAGCGCTTACCTggaaaaaaattacaaaagaaaattaaaaagtcACAAGAAGGCATGGTGCTCATACATCACAGGGTTCTAACGGCAAATATATACAATAGTATTTCACGACAAAATCACAAAGATGCATCAACATGCACActcaaaaatgaaacaaaaccaTGCAGGTATGTAGGGCCAAACAACAAGTAGGAATACCCTAACTTGTCCTAAATACACGAGTGTTATCACaaaaatataatgaaaaaaaaaagtagtttaCCTGTTTCAACCATTGGGCTGCGGCTGGAATATAAAGGCACCTCCTGACGCTCGGGTGAAGACAACTTGAGAGATCCTAGACTGCAACTCAAAGAGCCCATCTGCACAAAGTCGCCACTGCAAGCTGCGGTCTTCTGCGGCTTTTCGGCGGGAAGTTGTTCAGCAGATTTTCCTAAGATCCCGAGCGGATCATTCATCACGCTGGAAGCCACAAACTCCCTGCACAAATCTTCGCCATCGTAGATGCTGTGCTTTGCTGGTGACACTTGAGGGCTGGCACCGCTGAGTGTTTTCGAAGGTGACGGCTGCACGCGTGCGCTCCCAAATCCAACATTTTCGTAGTAAGGCTCATCCTGACAGCTCGATGGTATCAAGGGCGTCTTGCTGCGAGTCACATGCTCTCCAGGCGAGTTGTCGATGATGTCTTCCAGCGAGCGAGACAAGCGCCTCGGTAGCATCCTCCCAGGGCTTCgagatctcgtgccttcttcagAATCACCGCAGCTTGCAGGAATGCAATCCTTCGACCTTGGCTGGCTCGTTTCAGCTGCCTGCTTACTGCGCATGTGGCAGAGGACTGAGCGCGACATGTGTGACGTCTTTTCGAGCGTATGGCCGGCGACGTATTTGTTGCGCTCGGCATCGGAAAACTTGCGGGTGTTCGCTGGATGGAGGAGACCGCGAAGGGTGCTCTCCAAGTCAGCCGTTGACTGTGGCTCACTGAGGGTGCGCGTGTGACTGACACTTAGTCCAGCTTGCGGAGTGGAAATTTTGTTGACTTTGCGACCGACGAGATCTTTGGAATGTGGAGACATGGATGTCACGTCGCGAGTATTGTTGAGCATGTTTGGTGTCGTTCTAGACTGCTGACTAGCAGGCCGCGCTGCAGAACTGCCAAACGCTGATCCTAGCTTGCCACCAAAAATGTCTGAGTAGTAGTAAGGTGCACTgttgccactgctgctgctgttcaGCACTTTGTTGGAGTTGGATTCTGAAACAACGCACCGCACCTCCGATGGCAAGACATCAGGGGCAGTGGACAGAAGGGGTGATGAAACCTGGCTAAAGTCACCTTGGTTTGAGGACCCGCGCAGTGAGGCATCTGCACTACTTGTTTTAACCACAGAGCTTGTCAAGCTAGAACCAGCTTCACTGGAGCTTGTCTCTCCATCAAGGCTTTTCAGTAGTCCAATGCTAGTAGGCCGGTTTTCACTCTGGTACGAGGAAACTTTAACAAAAGCATCGGGGTTAATCTTAGAATTTGTCAACGGGGCCGTTCCGGCAAATGACACAAACTTAGAATGTTGGCTGGGGCTGCGTTTCTCGAGCTCTTTAAAAGCATCAGTACCTTGTGACGACGATGTCGCATCATCAGgctttctttcctttttgaaTGAGTATTTCGTAGCATGTGACGTGTAAACAGGTAAGTAGGGCTGGGCTGGTGATCGAAGAGGCGAAGGTACGTGATCATTCAGAATTTCCTTTTGGTAGCTCGGCAAAGATGATGTGGCAGTGTCAAAATCAGCCCGACTAGCTTCATCATCTGCATCTGAGGCTCCAGAGTCCTTAACCTCTTCATGGTGCAACAAATCTGGAATAGCCTTCCTCACAAGATGCTTGTATCCGTCTTTCATATACATCTCATGACTTTTTGGCTTCTCAGGTGACTTGCCCTCGGGCTGTGAAGGTGCTAGTCGATATGGTTCTTCGTAAACAGGGGGACTCTCTCGTTTAGACTGTACATTATTTCCAGTGTTACTGTACGGCATTGAATTCAAGTCCTCTGAGGTCTGCTGGACTTGTTCGTAAATGTTTTCCACTGAACCACCACTGCTCGACCCTGAACTTTCAGATTTAAGGATTTGACAAGCTAGCGAAGACTTTCCATAGGAATCGTGCGCATAACTGGTGACTGGCAACACGGGCTCATTGTACACCGGCTCATCATACGGGCAACCAGGACTGAGATCAACATTCATGGAAACGTAGTCAGCCTCGCTTGTCAACCAGCCCATGGGAAGGTAGTGTGCCTCAGGTGGCTTAGATTGAACTGCACAAGGAGGTGGCTCTTGTGGACAGTGCCTGGGAAGTGATACGGTGTCCGGCTTCTGTGCCTGTTCTTGTTGTCGAAAGTAGTCGCCGCGAGCATGCTGTGCACTCTCTCTGTTAAACTCAGCACTTCTGTGCAGGCTTGCAAGGATTGATGTGCTGCCATACTTTGATAGAGAGTCAATTTTTGCAGCATCAGACGCGCTAGTCCTGAACTCAACGTCCTGCGGAGCAATATTGTTGCCCACCACTGACGATGCAGCTCTTTCTCCAATTCGACCTTCCTCTGCAGCTTCCCAGCTTTCTCGAACACTTTCACCATGCCTTGGACTTGTTTCGTCTTTAGGTTCAAAGCACTTAATTCTGTCTTGTACTATGTTCACAGGTGGTGCTTCCTTCTTTTTCTGGTATGCGGCCCTCATTTCTTCAAAACTTGAGCTCCCCACAGGAGTTTTTACCTCAGTTGCATCAACACACTTGACTTCTGTGTCAATGCCAACATCTTTCGGCAGGTGCATTGGACTCTTGGTTAGCTGTCTGTCCCTCACATACGTTCGATTGGGGCGCAGAGTGCCCTGGAATAGCTCCGGGCTCTGATCACCTGGCGTTTGGCCCTCACACGATGCTTCAAAGACGGAATTATTGCTGGTCGACTGGAAGGAGACATCCAAGTTGTCCGGGACAGGGAGTCCGACATCCTTGTCAATTTCCCATTGTGGACTTTTTGGCGTCGTCGAGCTTCGGCGATAACGGCTGTCAAAGGACTCCATTTCGGCAGCACCACTGCCACTGCTTTCTATGTCAGACACAGAACCCAGCAGTGTTTTCGAAGCCGGCTGCTTGGGATAGAACATTTGTGAAGCTCTGTAATAGTCTTCTTTCTTAATAAGGAACGATTCCTCGTCCTGAGAGGCATTTTTGGGATGCTGCGGTGGACGCGACGGGCTAGGACTGTCCTTGCGAAGCCACATGTCAGCATTGCCGTAGAGCCTTTCTTGAGGCACATTAGGCCGTGGACTGCTCAGGCCCTGGTCCGACCTCGAAAGATTGCTATCCTGATTAGTGGCACGGTCGCTGGATGACAGCCGTGTGTTGTGATGTCTGAGAACACTCTTCGGGTCTCTAATAACAGCGCTACCGTGAGGAGATCTGAGTGGCCTACCTTGTAGCAAGCTCTTTTCCTCAAGAAATGATGATTCGTCGTTCTGGTGCCGTGGCAATGAGGAGCCTGGTGAAGAGTAACTAGTCTGTCTGGCTTCACTGAACGACTCATTCAGCTGCTGAACCTTTTTCTCCCTGTTTATGTGACTACCAGCAGTAGCATTTTGGTTCCCTCGTTGCACAAGAATGTTAGTTGGGCTCAGCTGCCTGTCAGAATGGACATAAGCTGTGTCATAGAAGCTGGGGCGGTTGTCTTCAGTGCAAGGCTTTTCACGTGCTTCGTTGTATGACCTGTTGTGTGCTTCATTGGAGTAGGTCTTCTCAAATGGACTAAAAGCACGTGACAATTGACTTGTGTTCTGAGAATCCTGATGGACATTGTAAGGAGAGGTTTCATCACGATAATGAGTAGAGTTTTGATCTGTTTTCGACAATGGCTTGCTCCGATCAGTACCCGGTTGTTCGTGCTGTGAAGGTAAGTGCCTCCTGTCACCACTTGACTGGCTCAGGCAGGAACGCAAGGGTTTCTGGCTTTGCACATTTGGCGGGGTGTAAATTTGGGGCTGTTTCTCGTGGTAGAATTCAGGATCGCAACGAAGGTTCCGCAAGTTAACGTAATCTGGGCTGTCGCGATACCTTGTAGGTGACATCTTTGCATGTTCTTTTGGGTATTGTTTTTTTTCCGGGGTATTTTatgcaaaagaaataaaaatataggAGGGGGTAAGGGGAACAAACAGAAAGAACAGAAACAGGTTCAACAAAAGTGAAACTGAACCATGCTACATCAATGTCATCAGCATCATgattaacaacaacaaaacactAAGGCAGGCCTTGATGCAACTGGCTATCATAAACAGGAGCACGGGCAGGACCAACAGCATCAAAAC
The nucleotide sequence above comes from Rhipicephalus microplus isolate Deutch F79 chromosome 2, USDA_Rmic, whole genome shotgun sequence. Encoded proteins:
- the LOC119169614 gene encoding uncharacterized protein LOC119169614 isoform X2, translating into MAEKMELRKSLRRKFSGNIRSPVVRRDSQAEVVLKGWLYKLEGATIKQWKKRWCILSEYCLFYYKGPEEEKCLGSILLPSYKIRPCTADDKVSLKHSFVAEHQNTKTYYFAAENNASMCQWMNAMSLAALMQKDTERSRQALPLHGMQAAANASPGMPPDYHFSPHVAPQRPVTQQPQRPSDESFEVEAYSAGATADGHYLGSGDQYPCSYTRSPIYDQRPPPAAPRQRPGYPVYANAPPKPLRHGATSPNVAEGGGYDACNSYEGYDFYGAQEPLPAYAGRPVSAHYGDNVPNSTMTSTQLMRPRSADFLERDDDGEDRELYLRKKSAPAVAAKPRPKSSMAHYDWENEDEAHDWRVQQQQHQQWRSRTMETVAQAGVLHDESQLGRMPSGKASSACGSSAQSKKAVHEQSMKRLLEWKQRMLQSPLCKKQGQQQQQQQHHQQQRVVPSPQELQSAVLRKTPVPECAPPPERPPLPEEYRRRASEGSRPMDGMMGAHFNTEPRGEPVGRAQETSAPLGPDLIQHAKMSPTRYRDSPDYVNLRNLRCDPEFYHEKQPQIYTPPNVQSQKPLRSCLSQSSGDRRHLPSQHEQPGTDRSKPLSKTDQNSTHYRDETSPYNVHQDSQNTSQLSRAFSPFEKTYSNEAHNRSYNEAREKPCTEDNRPSFYDTAYVHSDRQLSPTNILVQRGNQNATAGSHINREKKVQQLNESFSEARQTSYSSPGSSLPRHQNDESSFLEEKSLLQGRPLRSPHGSAVIRDPKSVLRHHNTRLSSSDRATNQDSNLSRSDQGLSSPRPNVPQERLYGNADMWLRKDSPSPSRPPQHPKNASQDEESFLIKKEDYYRASQMFYPKQPASKTLLGSVSDIESSGSGAAEMESFDSRYRRSSTTPKSPQWEIDKDVGLPVPDNLDVSFQSTSNNSVFEASCEGQTPGDQSPELFQGTLRPNRTYVRDRQLTKSPMHLPKDVGIDTEVKCVDATEVKTPVGSSSFEEMRAAYQKKKEAPPVNIVQDRIKCFEPKDETSPRHGESVRESWEAAEEGRIGERAASSVVGNNIAPQDVEFRTSASDAAKIDSLSKYGSTSILASLHRSAEFNRESAQHARGDYFRQQEQAQKPDTVSLPRHCPQEPPPCAVQSKPPEAHYLPMGWLTSEADYVSMNVDLSPGCPYDEPVYNEPVLPVTSYAHDSYGKSSLACQILKSESSGSSSGGSVENIYEQVQQTSEDLNSMPYSNTGNNVQSKRESPPVYEEPYRLAPSQPEGKSPEKPKSHEMYMKDGYKHLVRKAIPDLLHHEEVKDSGASDADDEASRADFDTATSSLPSYQKEILNDHVPSPLRSPAQPYLPVYTSHATKYSFKKERKPDDATSSSQGTDAFKELEKRSPSQHSKFVSFAGTAPLTNSKINPDAFVKVSSYQSENRPTSIGLLKSLDGETSSSEAGSSLTSSVVKTSSADASLRGSSNQGDFSQVSSPLLSTAPDVLPSEVRCVVSESNSNKVLNSSSSGNSAPYYYSDIFGGKLGSAFGSSAARPASQQSRTTPNMLNNTRDVTSMSPHSKDLVGRKVNKISTPQAGLSVSHTRTLSEPQSTADLESTLRGLLHPANTRKFSDAERNKYVAGHTLEKTSHMSRSVLCHMRSKQAAETSQPRSKDCIPASCGDSEEGTRSRSPGRMLPRRLSRSLEDIIDNSPGEHVTRSKTPLIPSSCQDEPYYENVGFGSARVQPSPSKTLSGASPQVSPAKHSIYDGEDLCREFVASSVMNDPLGILGKSAEQLPAEKPQKTAACSGDFVQMGSLSCSLGSLKLSSPERQEVPLYSSRSPMVETGKRCWSNGFQKSAAQSDLHRHSIDNLHGHGTEVQSKNSPERASQPTSPSSQSLSHSISAGDLLGKSHEELVLLLIQLRRSQSNLSSCQLQCKEELHELKQKLVQSGTQNSAADVQRLVGLQRSLNELTRNLDLTQPLISLVENMVKLGSLYTVAGITKQKKKMDEGEDYRYEDTYADTLEAETLEKQQLLIEKEILHIQNMLAESTSCGSPLKDDLEVELKRLQKIVNDLLQRRSKVSMPPDTYVEKEPQVKAKPPEPRHSPTAGVPERKRHQKTYYETDLDSSVTSNLALDSRPTSLCDIVTTSQIAELESPSFSPEPNEVPEDRSSYGVQDISKADDRTKKFYGLLPRDRAQEIKTVRIVKRESERRNKVKDRRRGGLDDSCPWLAEEGDSVFQNEEEEESVAARTPDTTVSMFESSYETKKPAQDSTSSEDRSASSSSSESMASGQRTPFKNESRRNKRRHYTISGSHPFLEQHSPPKMPTGLRSRDDMDMERCLRTVNTPDIVRSTIKKSEVFDEQTIDMQIGLPQKILIPERYIEVESENVSAVEQLRRSLKAANIRKMLTETVGPGRYEDLGARGSVEVLRSKVGEEKRRRAHLLALSHTIAKEVMERSKMVAVMATLERLDPEVLRQEALQREREEQDSSPEQPLPLHQQRENYLT
- the LOC119169614 gene encoding uncharacterized protein LOC119169614 isoform X3, which encodes MAEKMELRKSLRRKFSGNIRSPVVRRDSQAEVVLKGWLYKLEGATIKQWKKRWCILSEYCLFYYKGPEEEKCLGSILLPSYKIRPCTADDKVSLKHSFVAEHQNTKTYYFAAENNASMCQWMNAMSLAALMQKDTERSRQALPLHGMQAAANASPGMPPDYHFSPHVAPQRPVTQQPQRPSDESFEVEAYSAGATADGHYLGSGDQYPCSYTRSPIYDQRPPPAAPRQRPGYPVYANAPPKPLRHGATSPNVAEGGGYDACNSYEGYDFYGAQEPLPAYAGRPVSAHYGDNVPNSTMTSTQLMRPRSADFLERDDDGEDRELYLRKKSAPAVAAKPRPKSSMAHYDWENEDEAHDWRVQQQQHQQWRSRTMETVAQAGVLHDESQLGRMPSGKASSACGSSAQSKKAVHKEQSMKRLLEWKQRMLQSPLCKKQGQQQQQQQHHQQQRVVPSPQELQSAVLRKTPVPECAPPPERPPLPEEYRRRASEGSRPMDGMMGAHFNTEPRGEPVGRAQETSAPLGPDLIQHAKMSPTRYRDSPDYVNLRNLRCDPEFYHEKQPQIYTPPNVQSQKPLRSCLSQSSGDRRHLPSQHEQPGTDRSKPLSKTDQNSTHYRDETSPYNVHQDSQNTSQLSRAFSPFEKTYSNEAHNRSYNEAREKPCTEDNRPSFYDTAYVHSDRQLSPTNILVQRGNQNATAGSHINREKKVQQLNESFSEARQTSYSSPGSSLPRHQNDESSFLEEKSLLQGRPLRSPHGSAVIRDPKSVLRHHNTRLSSSDRATNQDSNLSRSDQGLSSPRPNVPQERLYGNADMWLRKDSPSPSRPPQHPKNASQDEESFLIKKEDYYRASQMFYPKQPASKTLLGSVSDIESSGSGAAEMESFDSRYRRSSTTPKSPQWEIDKDVGLPVPDNLDVSFQSTSNNSVFEASCEGQTPGDQSPELFQGTLRPNRTYVRDRQLTKSPMHLPKDVGIDTEVKCVDATEVKTPVGSSSFEEMRAAYQKKKEAPPVNIVQDRIKCFEPKDETSPRHGESVRESWEAAEEGRIGERAASSVVGNNIAPQDVEFRTSASDAAKIDSLSKYGSTSILASLHRSAEFNRESAQHARGDYFRQQEQAQKPDTVSLPRHCPQEPPPCAVQSKPPEAHYLPMGWLTSEADYVSMNVDLSPGCPYDEPVYNEPVLPVTSYAHDSYGKSSLACQILKSESSGSSSGGSVENIYEQVQQTSEDLNSMPYSNTGNNVQSKRESPPVYEEPYRLAPSQPEGKSPEKPKSHEMYMKDGYKHLVRKAIPDLLHHEEVKDSGASDADDEASRADFDTATSSLPSYQKEILNDHVPSPLRSPAQPYLPVYTSHATKYSFKKERKPDDATSSSQGTDAFKELEKRSPSQHSKFVSFAGTAPLTNSKINPDAFVKVSSYQSENRPTSIGLLKSLDGETSSSEAGSSLTSSVVKTSSADASLRGSSNQGDFSQVSSPLLSTAPDVLPSEVRCVVSESNSNKVLNSSSSGNSAPYYYSDIFGGKLGSAFGSSAARPASQQSRTTPNMLNNTRDVTSMSPHSKDLVGRKVNKISTPQAGLSVSHTRTLSEPQSTADLESTLRGLLHPANTRKFSDAERNKYVAGHTLEKTSHMSRSVLCHMRSKQAAETSQPRSKDCIPASCGDSEEGTRSRSPGRMLPRRLSRSLEDIIDNSPGEHVTRSKTPLIPSSCQDEPYYENVGFGSARVQPSPSKTLSGASPQVSPAKHSIYDGEDLCREFVASSVMNDPLGILGKSAEQLPAEKPQKTAACSGDFVQMGSLSCSLGSLKLSSPERQEVPLYSSRSPMVETGKRCWSNGFQKSAAQSDLHRHSIDNLHGHGTEVQSKNSPERASQPTSPSSQSLSHSISAGDLLGKSHEELVLLLIQLRRSQSNLSSCQLQCKEELHELKQKLVQSGTQNSAADVQRLVGLQRSLNELTRNLDLTQPLISLVENMVKLGSLYTVAGITKQKKKMDEGEDYRYEDTYADTLEAETLEKQQLLIEKEILHIQNMLAESTSCGSPLKDDLEVELKRLQKIVNDLLQRRSKVSMPPDTYVEKEPQVKAKPPEPRHSPTAGVPERKRHQKTYYETDLDSSVTSNLALDSRPTSLCDIVTTSQIAELESPSFSPEPNEVPEDRSSYGVQDISKADDRTKKFYGLLPRDRAQEIKTVRIVKRESERRNKVKDRRRGGLDDSCPWLAEEGDSVFQNEEEEESVAARTPDTTVSMFESSYETKKPAQDSTSSEDRSASSSSSESMASGQRTPFKNESRRNKRRHYTISGSHPFLEQHSPPKMPTGLRSRDDMDMERCLRTVNTPDIVRSTIKKSEVFDEQTIDMQIGLPQKILIPERYIEVESENVSAVEQLRRSLKAANIRKMLTETVGYEDLGARGSVEVLRSKVGEEKRRRAHLLALSHTIAKEVMERSKMVAVMATLERLDPEVLRQEALQREREEQDSSPEQPLPLHQQRENYLT